The Acidobacteriaceae bacterium nucleotide sequence ACGTCCACCGAACGCGGCGTCACGAAGCGAGCGTCACCCCAGACAGCATCCAGAAGCTGATCGCGACTGAAGACGCGGCCCGGATGGCGGGCCAGATAATCCAGCAAGCGGAACTCGGTCGCCGTCGTTGCCAGCAACTCACCGTTCACGCGCAGCTGCATCGCAGCCTGGTCAATTTCAATGCTGTCGAACTTGAGCAGGCTCGGCGCTGTCGGGCGCTCGAAGCGGCGCAGCACAGCCTTCACACGAGCCAGCAACTCACGCGTCCCAAAAGGCTTGGTGATGTAGTCATCTGCGCCCATCTCCAGGCCAAGCACGCGATCGTTCTCGCTCGCACGCGCCGTAAGGAAGATGATCGGCACGCCGGACAGCTTGGCGTTCGAGCGCAAACGGCGGCACAGGTCCAGCCCATCGCCACCCGGCACCATGATGTCCAACAGAAAGAGTGAAGGCGGATCGCGCTCTGCATCGGCGGCAATCTGCCCCGGCGTCGCATAAGCCTTCACGTCATACCCAGCCGACTCCAGCTGATACTGCACCAGCCGCTGGATATCGATATCGTCTTCAAGCACTACAATCGTCTGACTCACGTTGAGCAAACCTCGTTCGTTGGCTAGCCAGAGTATCGCATCGGGCGCCACTACGGATTATTGCGCTTGCGTGAATATGAACAACAATCCCAGCAGAATCAACACGCTGTAACTTGGCTGTAACGGATCTGTCACGATCCAGCGGGATTTGTCGCAACAACCATCTGCACCTCGATGAGTGCATTCCGTGGCAAGGAGCTCGCCCCGACAGCCGTGCGAACATGCTTGCCCGCCTCGCCAAAGACATCGACCATCAAATCAGAGAAGCCGTCCATGACCCCGGCCAGCTTGTCGAACTCCGGCGTCGCGTTCACAAAACCCGTAACACTCACCACGGATGCCACGCGCTCCAGCGAGCCTAGTTCGCTCGCCAACATCGCCAGCGCACGCAACCCGCTCGCACGCGCCGCGCTGTAACCTTCTTCAACGCTGCGGTTCTCCCCCATGCGCCCCGTGATCACCACGTCACCATGCAGCGAGATAGCTCCAGCCAAAAAGCACAACCCACCCATCTGCTTCGCCAGCAGATAATTTGCCGCGGGCTTCGGGGCCTGCGCCAACTCAATCCCCAGCGCCTTCAATCGTGCGTCAATATTCATATCCGTCGTTACTCCAGCAGGTACGCTAGCAACGCCATGCGTACATAGAGGCCGTTCTTTGCCTGCCGGAAGTACGCTGCCCGCAGGTTGCGATCGACGCCCGCAGGAAGCTCCTGCAAGCGCGGCAACGCGTGCAGAATAATCGCCTCCGGCTTGAGCTGATCCGCAACCTCTTCCGTGAGAATGTACAGCGCCTTCACCGCCTCGTACTCCTCATCCGACGCAAAACGTTCACGCTGCACCCGCGTCATATAGACCACGTCCGCCTCGCGCAGAATCTCCGTACTGAACTCTTCGGTCTCCACCACAACGACACCGCGCTGCTGCAACTCCGCCACCGACTCCGCCGGCAGACGCAACGTTGGCGGAGCGATCATCGTGACGTGCAACCCAGGAAAAAGGCTGAGCAAGGGCAACAAAGAATGCACCGTGCGACCGTTCTTCAGATCACCCACGACCGCAATGCGCAGCCCATGCAGACGGTGCAACTCCTTGCGAATCGTGTACGCATCCAGCAAGGCCTGCGTCGGATGCTCCCCCGCCCCGTCCCCGGCGTTGATCACCGGCACCGGCGACGCGCTCGCCGCCTCCGTCACGGCACCCCGCTCGAAGTGGCGCAGTGCGATCACGTCCGCATAGCCACCAATCACTCGCGCCGTATCGGCAATCGACTCGCCCTTCGCAGCAGACGAGTTGTCGACCGCATTCTCCGCCGTCAGCACACCGCCACCCAGCCGCTGCATCGCGGCCTCGAACGAGAAGCGCGTACGCGTGCTTGGCTCATAGAACATTGTCGCCAGGATGCGTCCGCTCAACCGCGTGCGCGACTTGCGCTCGACCTCATCGCGCTCAAACTCCCACGCCAGCTCGAAGAGGTCCTGCAGCAGTGTCACATCCATCAACTGCTTCACGCTAAGCACATGCTGAAGCTTCTCAGCCATTTCCAAACACCTTCCCGCGCAGAATCGTCGCGCGCACGCTTCCAGGGAACGTAAAGCCTTCAAACGGGCTCCACGCACACTTCGTCTTCACACTTTCGCGCGTCACCGTGTACGGCGTCTGCATATCCAGCACCGTCAGCGATCCCGCATAACCCGCAGCAATCGCGCCAAAGCCTTCGCCGAGCTCCTTCGGAAGAAACTCGCGCACAAACCGCGCCGGGTTCGCAGAGAAATACTTGCAAATTAACTCTGGCGTAAACCCATGCTCCGCCATCAGCCACGTCGCAAACGGAGCCAGCGTATCGAGATGCGGCACACCGCTTGCGCCCTTCAGCTTCTCTTCGTGCGAGTGCGGCGCGTGGTCCGTTGCCACATAGTCAATGTCGCCTCGCCGCAACGCCTCGATCATCGCCAACCGGTCTTCCGTGGCTCGTAGCGGAGGATTCATCTGCAGCCACAAGCGGTTCTCCTCCGTCAGCGACGACGTATCAAAGAAGAGATGATGCGGCGTCACCTCAGCCGTCACCTTCACACCACGCTGCTTCGCCGCCACAATCATCGGCAGACCTTCGCGCGTGGAGTAATGACAAAGCTTGCCCTGCAACTCGTACTTCTCGATCAACTGCAGCGCCAGCGCCGTCGCAGACACCTCCGCTTGCGCAGGCCGACGCTCTTCATGCGTCGGCTCGCCGCGATGCGCGTCCATGATGATCGGATCTTCGCAATGAAAGCTGACGTTCTTGCCGCGATAGCGTGCAATCGCCTGCTCCAACTGCTCCGCGCTGGTAAAGAAAAGATCCCCCACCGACGGCCCCATGAACGCCTTATACGGCACATGGCGATGCAGCGGATTCGTCGTCGGCCCAATTCCCGCATAGAGCGTCACATGCACGTCGCTCTTCGCCGTCAGCTTTTCTTTCTCGGCATACAGCTCATCGTTCACCGGAGCGATCACGTTGTTCGGCATGTCCGCCACCTGCACCACGCCACCGTGCACAGCCGCAGCAGAGGTCGTCGTGAAGTCTTCCTTGTACATCTGCTTCCCGCTCGCATCTTCACGCGCGTGGATATGGATGTCGCCAAAGCCCGGAAAGATCAGGCAGCCCGTCGTATCGAGATCGCTCTCGCCGCGCGCGTCTTCCACGCTCACAATCAGGCCGGTTGCATCGTCAATAACGACCGCACCCTGCCAAACCCGATCTTCCGCAACCAACGTTCCTTCAACGCGCACTCTTCGTCACCCGTGCTTCTTCGATTTCCTGATGCAG carries:
- the pyrB gene encoding aspartate carbamoyltransferase, which translates into the protein MAEKLQHVLSVKQLMDVTLLQDLFELAWEFERDEVERKSRTRLSGRILATMFYEPSTRTRFSFEAAMQRLGGGVLTAENAVDNSSAAKGESIADTARVIGGYADVIALRHFERGAVTEAASASPVPVINAGDGAGEHPTQALLDAYTIRKELHRLHGLRIAVVGDLKNGRTVHSLLPLLSLFPGLHVTMIAPPTLRLPAESVAELQQRGVVVVETEEFSTEILREADVVYMTRVQRERFASDEEYEAVKALYILTEEVADQLKPEAIILHALPRLQELPAGVDRNLRAAYFRQAKNGLYVRMALLAYLLE
- a CDS encoding RidA family protein, whose product is MNIDARLKALGIELAQAPKPAANYLLAKQMGGLCFLAGAISLHGDVVITGRMGENRSVEEGYSAARASGLRALAMLASELGSLERVASVVSVTGFVNATPEFDKLAGVMDGFSDLMVDVFGEAGKHVRTAVGASSLPRNALIEVQMVVATNPAGS
- a CDS encoding amidohydrolase family protein codes for the protein MRVEGTLVAEDRVWQGAVVIDDATGLIVSVEDARGESDLDTTGCLIFPGFGDIHIHAREDASGKQMYKEDFTTTSAAAVHGGVVQVADMPNNVIAPVNDELYAEKEKLTAKSDVHVTLYAGIGPTTNPLHRHVPYKAFMGPSVGDLFFTSAEQLEQAIARYRGKNVSFHCEDPIIMDAHRGEPTHEERRPAQAEVSATALALQLIEKYELQGKLCHYSTREGLPMIVAAKQRGVKVTAEVTPHHLFFDTSSLTEENRLWLQMNPPLRATEDRLAMIEALRRGDIDYVATDHAPHSHEEKLKGASGVPHLDTLAPFATWLMAEHGFTPELICKYFSANPARFVREFLPKELGEGFGAIAAGYAGSLTVLDMQTPYTVTRESVKTKCAWSPFEGFTFPGSVRATILRGKVFGNG
- a CDS encoding response regulator transcription factor, which produces MSQTIVVLEDDIDIQRLVQYQLESAGYDVKAYATPGQIAADAERDPPSLFLLDIMVPGGDGLDLCRRLRSNAKLSGVPIIFLTARASENDRVLGLEMGADDYITKPFGTRELLARVKAVLRRFERPTAPSLLKFDSIEIDQAAMQLRVNGELLATTATEFRLLDYLARHPGRVFSRDQLLDAVWGDARFVTPRSVDVYVRRVREKVETDPENPRYLKTMRGAGYRFEMPKVS